In the genome of Olsenella profusa DSM 13989, one region contains:
- a CDS encoding flavodoxin family protein produces the protein MTVAVRYYSRSGKTKAVADTIARAAGVEAISTDAPDAALADHVDVLFVGGALYAYGLDRNLSSYLGTLDASKVGRAVLFSTSWLSKHALDLMRKELEARGITVEDTTLYLRSGAVDSAEGQVREFAARFVA, from the coding sequence ATGACCGTTGCCGTCAGGTACTACTCCCGATCCGGGAAGACCAAGGCCGTTGCCGACACCATCGCGCGCGCTGCCGGCGTCGAGGCCATCTCCACCGATGCGCCCGACGCCGCACTCGCCGACCACGTCGATGTGCTCTTTGTGGGTGGCGCGCTCTACGCCTACGGGCTTGACAGGAACCTGTCCTCCTACCTCGGCACCCTCGACGCCAGCAAGGTGGGCAGGGCCGTGCTCTTCTCCACCTCGTGGCTGTCCAAGCACGCGCTCGACCTCATGCGCAAGGAGCTCGAGGCCAGGGGCATCACCGTGGAGGATACGACGCTCTACCTCAGGAGCGGCGCCGTCGACTCTGCCGAGGGCCAGGTCAGGGAGTTCGCCGCGCGATTCGTGGCCTAG
- a CDS encoding YdcF family protein: MSTILFVCLPALVFSVLFVRSYAREPRQFRNALYLLAAVICLLGAGIVLLRNQTWLLLVIFLLIFLFPLVAVVLLTINGVTVVRREGRSVTNALPFMLAAFILVLYVSFPILSGLGEPGWLVTLGELFVFEGLWFSFTLVALFLYSWLYRRLPKRRLYDYIVIHGAGLVGDRPSPLLAGRIDKAIELWHDQGGHGVIVVSGGQGPDEVVSEAQAMHGYLVRHGVPETAILDENRSTNTMENLRLSKELMDGRSSGRPYRCAVVTSDFHVFRCVEYARRLGIAADGVGSRTSRWYWPAAFIREFVAITREHYSPYVVIACLWALVTLMRLL, encoded by the coding sequence ATGTCCACCATCCTGTTCGTCTGTCTTCCAGCGCTTGTGTTCTCCGTGCTCTTCGTCCGGTCGTACGCCCGCGAGCCGCGGCAGTTCCGAAATGCGCTCTACCTGCTTGCGGCTGTCATCTGCCTGCTCGGTGCGGGCATCGTGCTGCTCAGGAACCAGACCTGGCTCCTCCTCGTCATCTTTCTGCTCATCTTCCTCTTTCCCCTGGTCGCAGTCGTCCTCCTGACGATCAACGGCGTCACCGTGGTGAGGAGGGAGGGCCGCTCCGTGACGAACGCCCTGCCGTTCATGCTGGCCGCGTTCATCCTGGTGCTCTATGTCTCCTTTCCCATCCTGAGCGGTCTGGGCGAGCCAGGGTGGCTCGTGACCCTCGGCGAGCTCTTCGTGTTCGAGGGCCTGTGGTTCTCGTTCACCCTGGTCGCACTGTTTCTCTACTCGTGGCTGTACCGACGCCTGCCCAAGAGGCGCCTCTATGACTACATCGTCATCCATGGCGCGGGACTCGTGGGCGACAGGCCCAGCCCGCTTCTGGCCGGGCGCATCGACAAGGCCATCGAGCTCTGGCACGATCAGGGAGGGCATGGGGTCATCGTCGTCTCGGGCGGGCAGGGGCCGGACGAGGTGGTCTCGGAGGCCCAGGCCATGCACGGCTACCTCGTGCGCCATGGGGTTCCCGAGACGGCCATCCTCGATGAGAATCGCTCGACGAACACGATGGAGAACCTGCGCCTCTCCAAGGAGCTGATGGACGGGCGCTCGTCGGGCCGCCCGTACCGCTGCGCCGTGGTCACGAGCGACTTCCACGTGTTCCGCTGCGTCGAGTACGCGCGCAGGCTGGGCATCGCCGCGGATGGCGTCGGCAGCAGGACGAGCAGGTGGTACTGGCCCGCGGCATTCATCCGTGAGTTCGTTGCCATCACGCGGGAGCACTACAGCCCCTATGTCGTCATCGCCTGCCTGTGGGCTCTTGTCACGCTCATGCGCCTGCTGTAG
- a CDS encoding YunG family protein, whose translation MRLMRYHFFGWEQADVAPTNLRYASIRTPRELYDLLDGVWCAETCAPRMRDRWSPRNRTLGQCSITAFLAQDIFGGRVHGVPLADGNFHCYNVVRGRTFDLTSEQFADQVLDYADNPEQSRKAHFSQDEKRLRYELLKVRLDAALGL comes from the coding sequence ATGCGACTCATGCGCTACCACTTCTTTGGCTGGGAGCAGGCGGACGTGGCGCCCACCAACCTGCGCTATGCGTCCATCCGCACCCCACGGGAGCTTTACGACCTGCTCGACGGCGTCTGGTGCGCGGAGACCTGCGCGCCCAGGATGCGCGACCGGTGGTCGCCCAGAAATCGGACGCTCGGCCAGTGCTCCATCACAGCCTTCCTTGCCCAGGACATCTTTGGCGGGAGGGTGCATGGCGTGCCGCTCGCAGACGGCAACTTCCACTGCTACAATGTGGTGCGCGGCCGCACGTTCGACCTCACGAGCGAGCAGTTCGCAGACCAAGTGCTCGATTACGCGGACAACCCCGAGCAGTCGCGCAAGGCCCACTTCTCCCAGGACGAGAAGCGCCTACGCTACGAGCTCCTCAAGGTACGCCTGGACGCGGCACTTGGGCTCTGA
- a CDS encoding sugar O-acetyltransferase has translation MGTDRDARTELERLEAGDIYHYDAPEIAARKDRASAACARLNACDPLDAEARDVAARDLLGPCGVGLDVQPGFQCDVGTNISCGDRCTFNFNVTILDGAPVTFGDNCMVGPGCLISTTGHPLSAAGRRDREAYSKPVHVGSDVWLGGNVSVMPGVTIGDNVVVGAGAVVTHDIPSNSLALGVPARVVRTLEE, from the coding sequence ATGGGCACTGACAGGGATGCCCGTACCGAGCTCGAGCGGCTTGAGGCGGGGGACATCTACCACTACGACGCGCCCGAGATTGCCGCGCGGAAGGATCGCGCAAGCGCGGCCTGCGCGAGACTCAACGCCTGTGACCCCCTTGACGCCGAGGCCAGGGACGTCGCCGCGCGCGACCTCCTCGGCCCCTGCGGCGTCGGACTCGACGTGCAGCCCGGCTTCCAGTGCGACGTGGGCACCAACATCAGCTGCGGTGACCGCTGCACCTTCAACTTCAACGTGACGATCCTCGATGGGGCACCCGTGACCTTTGGCGACAACTGCATGGTGGGACCTGGCTGCCTCATCTCCACGACGGGGCATCCGCTCTCGGCGGCGGGCCGTCGCGACCGCGAGGCCTATTCCAAGCCCGTGCATGTGGGCAGCGACGTCTGGCTTGGCGGGAACGTCTCGGTGATGCCCGGCGTTACGATTGGCGACAACGTGGTGGTGGGGGCGGGTGCCGTGGTCACCCACGACATCCCCTCCAACTCCCTGGCGCTGGGTGTGCCGGCGCGCGTCGTGCGCACGCTGGAGGAGTAG
- a CDS encoding B12-binding domain-containing radical SAM protein: MLDLDAVPWPDYSVLKTPCDAADVMTSRGCPFRCAFCTTTRMFHPYRKRSVDSVIAEIRHYKAMGFEYMNFEDDNFTADKGRAKEICRRIVAEHLQFRETFFFGRTDMAKDPELLDLLAAANLNWVLIGIESLNQASLDEVDKHQSVEDIRRAGAACRDHGIQLIASIVLGIDTDTHKDIMRSVEFAREIGASKLQPAILTPFPGTATYDQYQREGRMLVRDERDWESFDMMNATFQPKHLSPWGLEMEFFVCADAFYTLGHAIDEWRRHGRDQGISMLGLAVVARLGGVAVRIASRVARGSYYHFLRHAPWMFASEGGREPKAGPARHGLGPLDAAALALGVVTGAITGAITLAREALS, encoded by the coding sequence GTGCTCGACCTCGATGCGGTTCCCTGGCCGGACTACTCGGTGCTCAAGACCCCCTGCGACGCGGCCGACGTCATGACCTCGCGCGGCTGCCCCTTCCGCTGTGCCTTCTGCACCACCACGCGGATGTTCCACCCCTACCGCAAGCGCAGCGTGGATTCCGTGATAGCCGAGATCAGGCACTACAAGGCCATGGGCTTCGAGTACATGAACTTCGAGGACGACAACTTCACGGCCGACAAGGGGCGCGCCAAGGAGATCTGCCGACGCATCGTCGCGGAGCACCTGCAGTTCAGGGAGACGTTCTTCTTCGGGCGCACCGACATGGCCAAAGACCCGGAGCTGCTCGACCTGCTCGCGGCCGCGAACCTCAACTGGGTGCTCATCGGCATCGAGTCGCTCAACCAGGCCTCCCTCGACGAGGTCGACAAGCACCAGAGCGTCGAAGACATCAGGCGGGCCGGCGCCGCCTGCCGCGACCACGGCATCCAACTCATCGCGAGCATCGTGCTGGGCATCGACACCGACACGCACAAGGACATCATGCGCTCGGTGGAGTTCGCGAGGGAGATCGGCGCGAGCAAGCTGCAGCCTGCCATCCTCACCCCGTTCCCCGGCACGGCGACCTACGACCAGTACCAGCGGGAGGGTCGCATGCTCGTGCGCGACGAGCGCGACTGGGAATCGTTCGACATGATGAACGCCACGTTCCAGCCCAAGCACCTCTCGCCGTGGGGCCTCGAGATGGAGTTCTTCGTCTGTGCCGACGCCTTCTACACCCTTGGGCACGCCATCGACGAGTGGCGACGCCACGGGCGCGACCAGGGAATCTCCATGCTCGGGCTGGCCGTGGTCGCGCGCCTGGGAGGCGTGGCCGTGCGCATCGCGAGCAGGGTGGCGCGGGGAAGCTACTACCACTTCCTCAGGCATGCGCCCTGGATGTTCGCCAGCGAGGGCGGGCGGGAGCCCAAGGCCGGGCCCGCGCGACATGGCCTCGGACCACTTGATGCCGCCGCCCTCGCCCTGGGGGTGGTCACGGGTGCCATCACGGGTGCCATCACCCTCGCGAGGGAGGCGCTGTCATAG
- a CDS encoding cobalamin-dependent protein (Presence of a B(12) (cobalamin)-binding domain implies dependence on cobalamin itself, in one of its several forms, or in some unusual lineages, dependence on a cobalamin-like analog.), whose product MRVVFITPASTLRRSPVYRWGSSLYGTRDAITGPLILAGIVRRAGHEVEVYEELRGTVDYERLYGWADVACLYTMTSNAPRAYDIADRFHAQGHARVLIGGLHASALPEEALAHADQVLVGEGSIRFSTSSRAAAPSPSSNARPCSTSMRFPGRTTRCSRPPATRPTS is encoded by the coding sequence ATGAGGGTCGTCTTCATCACCCCGGCGTCGACGCTGAGAAGATCGCCCGTCTACCGGTGGGGGTCGTCCCTCTACGGCACACGCGATGCCATCACCGGCCCGCTCATCCTCGCCGGCATCGTCCGTCGGGCGGGCCATGAGGTGGAAGTCTACGAGGAGCTGCGTGGCACGGTCGACTACGAGCGGCTGTACGGGTGGGCGGACGTGGCCTGCCTCTACACGATGACATCCAATGCGCCCCGCGCCTATGACATCGCCGACCGCTTCCATGCACAGGGCCACGCCCGCGTCCTCATCGGAGGCCTGCACGCCTCGGCCCTGCCCGAGGAGGCGCTCGCACACGCCGACCAGGTGCTCGTCGGCGAGGGGAGCATACGATTCTCGACGTCGTCGAGGGCCGCCGCACCGAGCCCGTCGTCGAATGCGCGCCCGTGCTCGACCTCGATGCGGTTCCCTGGCCGGACTACTCGGTGCTCAAGACCCCCTGCGACGCGGCCGACGTCATGA
- a CDS encoding IS3 family transposase, whose product MEDGVYSLEQRTRAVELYIKYGFKATATIRELGYPSRAQLVGWYREWQDNGGALRGRNLERYSEGQRRAAVNHYLEHGRCNAYTRRELGYPGSTQKLREWIDELAPGERRTAEPRTFTLEEKQKAVTALVRRAGSAQQIADEVGSTRCTLYKWKRELLPEKEPPMPDTSNAVSNGASDAGAARAAPVTQTEIDALEARKAELEKELRQLELKRDILEGALEILGKGTGADPANELTNREKTLLIESLRPKWRLCELLSALDMARSSHQYQLSAIAAGDRDAGARELVCAVFNANDGAYGRRRIHDELEARGHVIGERRIGRIMAEEKLEAHGKAKPGKAYSSYKGEVSEHPGNKVCQDFEAGLPNFLWLTDVTQLSIPAGKLYLSPVLDCFDGAIVSWTTSTSPNAEMANSMLKAALATTTDEERRHLVIHSDCGCHYRWPEWISICEKAGIMRSMSRKGCSPDNSRMEGFFGTMKVEMLYGRDWAGVTLDELKERIDAYIERYNKTRIKRSLGSMSPLQYRQSLGLAA is encoded by the coding sequence TTGGAGGATGGCGTGTACTCCCTTGAGCAGAGGACAAGAGCGGTCGAGCTCTATATCAAGTATGGTTTTAAAGCCACGGCTACGATACGCGAGTTGGGATATCCAAGCCGGGCACAGCTTGTAGGATGGTATCGGGAATGGCAGGACAACGGAGGCGCGCTCAGGGGGCGCAACCTAGAACGCTACTCAGAAGGGCAAAGGCGGGCCGCCGTCAACCACTATCTGGAGCACGGCCGCTGCAACGCCTATACGAGACGCGAGCTGGGATACCCCGGAAGTACGCAAAAGCTCAGAGAGTGGATAGACGAGCTGGCACCTGGCGAGAGGCGGACAGCCGAGCCCAGGACGTTCACTCTCGAAGAGAAGCAGAAAGCCGTGACAGCGCTTGTCAGACGAGCCGGAAGCGCGCAACAGATCGCCGACGAGGTCGGCTCCACGCGTTGTACCCTCTACAAGTGGAAGCGAGAGCTATTGCCTGAGAAGGAGCCCCCGATGCCCGACACAAGCAACGCCGTCTCAAATGGCGCGTCCGACGCCGGAGCCGCCAGAGCGGCTCCCGTCACGCAGACAGAAATAGATGCCCTCGAGGCCAGGAAGGCCGAACTCGAGAAAGAGCTGCGCCAACTCGAGCTCAAGCGCGACATCCTGGAGGGCGCCCTCGAGATCCTGGGAAAAGGGACGGGCGCCGACCCGGCAAACGAGCTCACGAACAGGGAGAAGACTCTGCTGATTGAGTCGCTGCGCCCCAAATGGAGGCTGTGCGAGCTTCTCTCGGCGCTCGACATGGCCCGATCGAGCCACCAGTACCAACTCTCGGCCATCGCCGCCGGGGACAGGGACGCCGGGGCGCGGGAGCTGGTCTGCGCCGTCTTCAACGCCAACGACGGCGCCTACGGAAGGCGCCGCATCCACGACGAGCTCGAGGCACGAGGACATGTCATCGGCGAGCGCAGGATAGGGCGAATAATGGCTGAGGAGAAGCTCGAGGCGCACGGCAAGGCAAAGCCCGGGAAGGCCTACAGCTCCTACAAGGGCGAGGTCTCGGAACACCCCGGCAACAAGGTCTGCCAGGACTTCGAAGCCGGACTTCCCAACTTCCTATGGCTCACCGACGTCACGCAGCTCTCGATACCGGCCGGCAAGCTCTATCTGAGCCCGGTTTTGGACTGCTTCGACGGCGCCATCGTAAGCTGGACGACCTCGACCTCGCCCAACGCCGAGATGGCCAACTCCATGCTCAAGGCGGCTTTGGCCACTACGACAGACGAGGAGCGCCGCCATCTCGTGATCCATTCGGACTGCGGCTGCCACTACCGCTGGCCCGAGTGGATCTCCATCTGCGAGAAGGCCGGCATCATGCGCTCCATGTCGCGCAAGGGGTGCAGCCCTGACAACTCCCGCATGGAGGGCTTTTTCGGCACCATGAAGGTCGAGATGCTCTATGGCAGGGACTGGGCGGGCGTCACGTTGGATGAGCTCAAGGAGAGGATAGACGCCTATATAGAGCGTTACAACAAGACGAGGATCAAGCGCTCGCTGGGCTCGATGAGCCCCCTACAATACAGGCAGAGCTTGGGCCTCGCAGCCTAG
- a CDS encoding LabA-like NYN domain-containing protein: MRVAVFVDGANYTYMQRNLGWYVDTRKLLDYCARFGTIDDAYYYTGTDASSDSQQGYLTALTHMGYALVTKPVKVIYDSETDSSIRKANLDVEIVLDMFTTIDTYDMAVLVSGDGDFKRALELLRARGKKFKVIATDGLVAREIRGICGMHYVKLEDIRDEVEKVERG; encoded by the coding sequence ATGCGCGTGGCCGTTTTTGTCGATGGGGCAAACTACACCTACATGCAGAGGAATCTTGGGTGGTATGTCGACACCAGGAAGCTCTTGGACTACTGTGCGCGCTTTGGGACCATAGATGACGCCTACTACTACACGGGGACGGACGCCTCCTCAGACTCGCAGCAGGGGTATCTGACGGCCCTGACACATATGGGATATGCGCTGGTAACCAAGCCGGTCAAGGTGATCTATGACTCCGAGACCGACAGCTCGATACGAAAGGCCAACCTCGACGTCGAGATCGTGCTCGACATGTTCACCACGATTGACACATATGACATGGCCGTTCTGGTGAGCGGCGACGGCGACTTCAAGAGGGCGCTGGAACTCCTGAGAGCCCGCGGGAAGAAGTTCAAGGTCATAGCCACAGATGGTCTTGTTGCCCGAGAGATTCGCGGCATCTGCGGCATGCACTACGTCAAGCTCGAGGACATCAGGGACGAGGTCGAGAAGGTCGAGAGGGGCTAG